The proteins below are encoded in one region of Stenotrophomonas bentonitica:
- the hppD gene encoding 4-hydroxyphenylpyruvate dioxygenase, producing the protein MSSQPATASHAPNPGMQVTTFENPMGIDGFEFVEFAAPAGRGAELHAYFRKMGFTAVLRHKQRAITVYRQGDVNFLVNEEPDSFASDFADKHGPCACGFAIRFKKPGEEVLQLALGNGAEVVDFKPETKAVPAPVIKGIGDCMLYLVDRYGANGSMFDTDYAPIEGADQRPVGFGLTFIDHLTHNLYFGNMQQWSDYYERLFNFREIRYFDIKGLKTGLVSKAMTAPDGIVRIPLNESSDPKSQINEYLDAYKGEGIQHIACFTENIYDTVEAMRAQGVEFLDTPETYFDVIDMRVPGHGEDVARLAKNKILIDADPETKQRKLLQIFTTNCIGPIFFEIIQRKGNEGFGEGNFTALFESIERDQIKRGVL; encoded by the coding sequence ATGAGCAGCCAGCCCGCAACCGCGTCGCACGCCCCCAACCCCGGCATGCAGGTCACCACCTTCGAGAACCCGATGGGCATCGACGGCTTCGAGTTCGTCGAATTCGCCGCGCCGGCCGGTCGGGGTGCCGAACTGCACGCGTATTTCCGCAAGATGGGTTTCACCGCCGTGCTGCGCCACAAGCAGCGCGCCATCACCGTGTACCGCCAGGGCGACGTCAATTTCCTGGTCAATGAAGAACCCGATTCGTTCGCCTCGGACTTCGCCGACAAGCACGGTCCGTGCGCCTGCGGCTTCGCGATCCGCTTCAAGAAGCCGGGCGAGGAAGTGCTGCAGCTTGCGCTGGGCAACGGTGCCGAGGTGGTCGACTTCAAGCCGGAAACCAAGGCGGTGCCGGCCCCGGTGATCAAGGGCATCGGCGACTGCATGCTGTACCTGGTGGATCGTTATGGTGCCAACGGCAGCATGTTCGACACCGACTATGCGCCGATCGAAGGTGCAGATCAGCGGCCGGTCGGCTTCGGCCTGACCTTCATCGACCACCTGACCCACAACCTGTACTTCGGCAACATGCAGCAGTGGTCGGATTACTACGAGCGCCTGTTCAACTTCCGCGAGATCCGCTACTTCGACATCAAGGGCCTGAAGACCGGCCTGGTGTCCAAGGCGATGACCGCGCCGGACGGCATCGTGCGCATTCCGTTGAATGAATCGTCCGACCCGAAGAGCCAGATCAACGAGTACCTGGACGCGTACAAGGGCGAGGGCATCCAGCACATCGCCTGCTTCACCGAGAACATCTACGACACCGTGGAAGCGATGCGCGCGCAGGGCGTGGAGTTCCTGGACACGCCGGAGACCTACTTCGACGTGATCGACATGCGCGTGCCGGGCCACGGCGAAGACGTGGCGCGACTGGCGAAGAACAAGATCCTGATCGACGCCGACCCGGAAACCAAGCAGCGCAAGCTGCTGCAGATCTTCACCACCAACTGCATCGGGCCGATCTTCTTCGAAATCATCCAGCGCAAGGGCAACGAAGGCTTCGGCGAAGGCAACTTCACCGCGCTGTTCGAAAGCATCGAGCGCGACCAGATCAAGCGCGGCGTTCTGTAA
- a CDS encoding sodium:calcium antiporter, producing MIAATAWFLLGLLLLALGGDSIVKAASGLAQRFGASPFVAGLLLVTFGTSLPELVVNARAFVVGAEDLALGNAVGSNIVNVGLTLALAALAAPLLVRARLLSPLLILLAVASLALIVFGLDGVIARWEGAVLLLGFVALLAFVLRAAKRESEPVREAIAGYAMTRTGLGLNLIRVVFAAVCLYYGARWIVGAAPVMGASLGWSPLLVGLLPVAIGTALPEVAAAVVAARRGQGDMVLGHVIGSSLFNLLVVVGGMAALRPLALPESFVKLELPAAIAFVLVLYPMLRGDLVVSRKEGGILLVAFVGWVILELALLG from the coding sequence ATGATCGCTGCTACCGCTTGGTTCCTGCTGGGCCTGCTGCTGCTTGCATTGGGTGGCGACTCCATCGTCAAGGCCGCCTCCGGGCTGGCCCAGCGCTTCGGCGCCTCGCCCTTCGTGGCGGGGCTGTTGCTGGTCACCTTCGGCACCTCGCTGCCGGAACTGGTGGTCAATGCACGCGCGTTCGTGGTCGGCGCCGAGGACCTGGCGCTGGGCAACGCGGTGGGCAGCAACATCGTCAACGTGGGCCTGACCCTTGCCCTGGCGGCGCTGGCGGCACCGCTGCTGGTGCGGGCACGGCTGCTCTCGCCGCTGCTGATCCTGCTGGCCGTGGCCAGCCTGGCGCTGATCGTGTTCGGCCTGGACGGGGTGATCGCGCGCTGGGAAGGCGCGGTGCTGCTGCTGGGCTTCGTTGCGCTGCTGGCCTTCGTGCTGCGTGCGGCGAAGCGGGAATCGGAACCGGTGCGGGAAGCGATTGCTGGTTACGCGATGACCCGCACCGGCCTGGGGCTCAACCTGATCCGGGTGGTGTTCGCGGCGGTGTGCCTGTACTACGGCGCGCGCTGGATCGTCGGTGCGGCGCCGGTGATGGGCGCCAGCCTGGGTTGGTCGCCGTTGCTGGTCGGCCTGCTGCCGGTCGCCATTGGTACCGCGCTGCCCGAAGTGGCGGCAGCCGTCGTGGCGGCACGCCGTGGCCAGGGCGACATGGTGCTGGGCCACGTGATCGGCTCGAGCCTGTTCAACCTGCTGGTGGTGGTAGGCGGCATGGCCGCGCTGCGCCCGCTGGCGCTGCCCGAATCATTCGTGAAGCTGGAGCTGCCGGCGGCCATCGCCTTCGTGCTGGTGCTGTACCCGATGCTGCGCGGCGACCTGGTGGTCAGCCGGAAGGAAGGCGGGATCCTGCTGGTGGCCTTCGTGGGCTGGGTGATTCTCGAGCTGGCATTGTTGGGTTGA
- a CDS encoding MarR family winged helix-turn-helix transcriptional regulator — MSPADPSSHSIRASHALLDLEQFLPYRLSVLSNRVSGNIAKLYGDRYGLAIPEWRVITILALYPGSSASEVSDRTAMDKVAVSRAVARLLERGFIKRETHGDDRRRSVLALSAAGFEVYETIAPLVIEITRKLMSVLSEEEEQMLEKLILRLAGDGLQRMDEG, encoded by the coding sequence ATGAGCCCAGCCGATCCCAGCAGCCACAGCATCCGTGCTTCGCACGCCCTGCTCGACCTGGAGCAGTTCCTGCCCTACCGGCTGAGCGTCCTGTCCAACCGGGTCAGCGGCAATATCGCCAAGCTGTATGGGGACCGATACGGTCTGGCGATTCCCGAATGGCGGGTGATCACCATCCTGGCGCTGTATCCGGGCTCGTCGGCCAGCGAGGTCTCCGACCGCACCGCGATGGACAAGGTGGCGGTCAGCCGGGCCGTGGCAAGACTGCTCGAACGCGGCTTCATCAAGCGTGAAACCCATGGCGACGACCGCCGCCGCTCGGTGCTGGCGCTGTCTGCGGCCGGCTTCGAGGTGTACGAGACCATCGCCCCGCTGGTGATCGAGATCACCCGCAAGCTGATGTCGGTGCTCAGCGAGGAGGAGGAGCAGATGCTGGAAAAGCTGATCCTGCGCCTGGCCGGGGATGGCCTGCAGCGGATG
- the hmgA gene encoding homogentisate 1,2-dioxygenase, with protein sequence MTSSISARGYQTGFGNEFATEAVEGALPVGRNSPQRVAHGLYAEQLSGTAFTAPRGSNRRSWVYRIRPAVTHGEFQPYAQPHLHSDFAHGAVSPNQLRWDPLPLPGTPTDFVDGLYTMGGNGSPDAHGGVGIHLYAATADMQGRYFYDADGELLIVPQLGRLRLLTELGVIEIEPQQIAVIPRGVRFRVELPDGQARGYVCENFGALLKLPDLGPIGSNGLANPRDFETPHAAYEDVDGDFELITKFQGQLWRAPIDHSPLDVVAWHGNYAPYRYDLRRFNTIGSISHDHPDPSIFLVLHSPSDTPGTSNMDFAIFPPRWLVAQDTFRPPWFHRNIASEFMGLIHGAYDAKAEGFVPGGASLHNSMSGHGPDAATFEKASAADLSKPDVIKDTMAFMFETRGVIRPTAQAMDAAHRQRGYQQCWKGLKKNFSA encoded by the coding sequence ATGACGTCCTCCATCTCCGCACGCGGCTACCAGACCGGTTTCGGCAACGAGTTCGCCACCGAGGCGGTGGAGGGCGCGCTGCCGGTTGGCCGCAATTCACCGCAGCGGGTCGCGCACGGGCTGTATGCCGAACAGCTGTCCGGCACCGCCTTCACCGCACCGCGCGGCAGCAACCGGCGCAGCTGGGTGTACCGGATCCGCCCGGCGGTGACGCACGGCGAGTTCCAGCCGTACGCGCAGCCGCACCTGCACAGCGACTTCGCGCACGGCGCGGTGTCGCCCAACCAGCTGCGCTGGGACCCGCTGCCGCTGCCGGGCACGCCGACCGACTTCGTCGACGGCCTGTACACCATGGGCGGCAACGGTTCGCCCGACGCGCATGGCGGGGTGGGCATCCACCTGTACGCGGCTACCGCCGACATGCAGGGCCGTTACTTCTACGACGCCGACGGCGAGCTGCTGATCGTGCCGCAGCTGGGTCGGCTGCGCCTGCTTACCGAGCTCGGCGTGATCGAGATCGAACCGCAGCAGATCGCGGTGATCCCGCGCGGCGTGCGCTTCCGCGTCGAACTGCCGGACGGACAGGCACGTGGCTATGTGTGCGAGAACTTCGGCGCGCTGCTCAAGTTGCCCGACCTGGGGCCGATCGGCTCCAACGGCCTGGCCAACCCGCGCGATTTCGAAACCCCGCACGCCGCCTACGAGGATGTGGACGGCGACTTCGAACTGATCACCAAGTTCCAGGGCCAGCTGTGGCGTGCGCCCATCGACCACTCGCCGCTGGACGTGGTGGCCTGGCATGGCAACTACGCGCCGTACCGCTACGACTTGCGCCGCTTCAACACCATCGGCTCGATCAGCCACGACCATCCGGACCCGTCGATCTTCCTGGTGCTGCATTCGCCCAGCGACACGCCGGGCACCAGCAACATGGACTTCGCCATCTTCCCGCCCCGCTGGCTGGTGGCGCAGGACACGTTCCGGCCGCCGTGGTTCCACCGCAACATCGCCAGCGAGTTCATGGGCCTGATCCATGGCGCGTACGACGCCAAGGCCGAAGGTTTCGTGCCCGGTGGTGCGTCCCTGCACAACAGCATGAGCGGGCATGGCCCGGATGCGGCCACGTTCGAGAAGGCGTCTGCCGCCGACCTCAGCAAGCCGGACGTGATCAAGGACACCATGGCCTTCATGTTCGAGACCCGCGGCGTGATCCGTCCCACCGCGCAGGCGATGGACGCTGCGCACCGCCAGCGTGGCTACCAGCAGTGCTGGAAGGGTTTGAAGAAGAACTTCAGCGCGTGA